ACAGCCCAATCCTGAAAAAAGGCCTGGCGCTGACCCCGGTGAAATTCGGTATCTCCTTCACCGCCAGCTTCCTCAATCAGGCCGGCGCTCTGATCCACATCTACACCGACGGCAGCATCCACCTCAACCACGGTGGCACCGAGATGGGCCAGGGCTTGAACACCAAGGTCGCGCAGGTGGTGGCCGAGGTGTTCCAGGTGGAAATGGACCGCGTGCAGATCACCGCGACCAACACCGATAAGGTGCCGAACACCTCACCGACCGCCGCATCCAGCGGTGCTGACCTCAACGGCAAGGCCGCGCAGAACGCCGCCGAAACCATCAAGCAACGCCTGGTGGAATTTGCTGCGCGCCAGTACAAGGTCAGCGAAGAAGACGTCGAGTTCCACAATGGTCACGTGCGCGTTCGCGATCACATCCTGACGTTCGAAGCGCTGATTCAGCAGGCGTATTTCAACCAGGTGTCGCTGTCGAGCACCGGCTTCTACAAGACCCCGAAAATCTACTACGACCGCAGCCAGGCGCGGGGGCGTCCGTTCTACTACTTCGCCTTTGGCGCCGCTTGCTGCGAAGTGCTGATCGACACCCTGACCGGCGAGTACAAGATGCTGCGGACCGACATCCTGCATGACGTCGGCGCCTCGCTGAACCCGGCCATCGACATCGGCCAGGTGGAAGGCGGTTTCATCCAGGGAATGGGCTGGCTGACCATGGAAGAGCTGGTGTGGAACAACAAGGGCAAGCTGATGACCAACGGCCCGGCCAGCTACAAGATCCCGGCAGTGGCCGATATGCCCCTGGATTTGCGCGTGAAGCTGGTGGAAAACCGCAAGAACCCGGAAGACACGGTGTTCCACTCCAAGGCCGTGGGCGAGCCGCCGTTCATGCTCGGCATCGCCGCCTGGTGCGCGATCAAAGACGCCGTGGCCAGCCTGGGTGACTACAAACACCAACCGAAAATCGACGCCCCGGCGACCCCGGAGCGGGTGTTGTGGGGCTGTGAGCAGATGCGTCAGTTGAAGGTGGCGAAGGCTGTCGAGGCTGAAACCGAGTTGGCTCCGCTCTAGGATCGAGGCGCTGCCTTCGCGAGTAGGCTCGCTCCCACAGGGTTATGTGGTGATTTATGAATCAATACACATCCAATGTGGGAGCGAGCCTGCTCGCGAAGAGGCCGGGAAAGACAACAGAGATGTTGAGGTGAAACATGTACAACTGGATCGACGCCCTCGCCGACCTGCAGAACCAGGGTGAGCCCTGTGTGTTGGTGACGATCATCGAAGAACTTGGCTCGACGCCACGCAATGCCGGCTCGAAGATGGTCATCAGCGCCAATCAGGCCTACGACACCATCGGTGGCGGGCACCTGGAATACAAGGCCATGCACATCGCCCGGGAAATGCTCGCCAGCGGCAAACAGGAAACTCACCTGGAACGCTTCAGCCTCGGCGCCAGCCTCGGCCAGTGCTGCGGCGGCGCCACGGTATTGCTGTTCGAGCCCATGGGCCAGGTACAGGCGCAGATCGCCGTTTTCGGCGCCGGCCACGTCGGCCGCGCACTGGTGCCGCTGCTGGCCAGCCTGCCGTGCCGGGTGCGCTGGATCGACTCGCGGGAAGATGAATTCCCCGAACAGGTCCCCCATGGCGTGCGCAAGATCGTCAGCGAAGAGCCGGTGGATGAAATCGACGACCTACCCGCCGGCAGCTATTGCATCGTCATGACCCACAATCATCAGCTCGACCTCGAACTCACCGCCGCGATCCTCAAGCGCAATGACTTCGCCTACTTCGGCCTGATCGGCTCGAAGACCAAGCGCGTGAAGTTCGAACACCGCCTGCGTGATCGCGGCTTTGAAACCAGCGTCGTGCAACGCATGCGCTGCCCGATGGGGATTGGCGAGGTCAAGGGCAAGCTGCCAGTGGAAATCGCCATCTCCATCGCCGGCGAAATCATCGCCACCTACAACGCCAACTTCGGCCAGCAAAGCTCCAGCGCCGAACCGATTGCCAAACTGCTGCCCGCTTCACGCCGCAGCCAAACTGCAAACCTGAAAGCCTCGAATTGAGAATCCCATGCCTCAGACTCGCAAAGCCTACCGCGCCGCCATCCTGCACAGCATCGCCGACCCTGCCGTAGTCGGTATCGACGCCTCCTACGAGTATTTCGAGGACGGCCTGCTGGTCACGGAAAATGGCCGGATCAGTGCCATCGGCCACGCCAGCGAACTGCTCCCCAGCCTGGCGGCGGACGTTGAAGTGGTTCACCACAAAGATGCATTGATCACCCCGGGCTTCATCGACACCCACATCCACCTGCCGCAAACCGGCATGGTCGGCGCCTATGGCGAGCAATTGCTGGACTGGCTCAACACCTACACCTTCCCCTGCGAAAGCCAGTTCGCCGACAAGGCCCACGCCGAGGAAGTCGCCGGGATCTTTATCAAGGAACTGCTGCGCAACGGCACCACCACCGCGCTGGTGTTCGGCAGCGTGCACCCGCAGTCGGTGGATTCGTTCTTCGAGGAGGCGCAAAAGCTCGACCTGCGGATGATCGCCGGCAAGGTGATGATGGACCGCAACGCGCCGGACTACCTGACCGACACCGCCGAATCCAGCTACCTCGAGAGCAAGGCGCTGATCGAGCGCTGGCACGGCAAGGGCCGCCTGCATTACGCCGTGACCCCGCGCTTCGCGCCGACCAGCACGCCGGAACAACTGACCCTCGCCGGCCAGTTGCTGGGCGAATACCCCGACCTGTACATGCAGACCCATATCAGCGAGAACCTGCAGGAAATCCAGTGGGTCAAGGAACTGTTCCCGGAGCGCAAGGGCTACCTCGACGTCTACGATCACTACCAACTGCTGGGTGAGCGCTCGGTGTTTGCCCACGGTGTGCACCTGTGCGACGACGAATGCGCGCGCCTGGCGCAGACCGGCTCAGCCGTGGCCTTCTGCCCGACCTCGAACTTCTTCCTCGGTAGCGGCCTGTTCAACCTGCCGATGGCCGAGAAGCACAACCTCAACGTCGGCCTGGGCACCGACGTTGGCGCCGGCACCAGCTTCTCACTGCTGCATACGCTGAACGAAGCCTACAAGGTCATGCAATTGCAAGGCGCGCGCCTGAGCCCGTTCAAATCGCTGTACCTGGCCACCCTCGGCGGCGCCCGCGCCCTGCGTCTCGAGGACAAGATCGGCACCCTGCAACCGGGCACCGACGCCGACTTCCTGGTACTCGACTACAACTCGACACCGCTGCTCAGCTACCGCTTGAAACAGGCCAACAACATTGCCGAGACGTTGTTCGTGCTGATGACTTTGGGCGATGACCGCACGGTGCTGCAGACCTATGCGGCGGGTAATCTGGTGCATCAGCGCTAGGTTTCCACAGGCATAAAAAATCCCCCAGCGCTTTGCAGCCTGGGGGATTTTTCTTGTCCGCGATGGGCGCGACACAATTTCGGATCAGAGTTTGGCCGGCGAACGCCCTGGCTTCTTGGTCTGCAACAGATGCGAGAACACCGCATGCAGATCATCCGAGGCACTTTCCTCGTCGAGGTTGAGCTTGCTGTCGATGTGATCCATGTGATGCATCATCAGGTTCACCGCCAGGGTGGCGTCGCGGGCCTCGATGGCGTCGATCAACTGGGTGTGCTCATCGTAGGAACAGTGCGAGCGGTTGCCGCTTTCGTACTGGGCGATGATCAGCGAAGTCTGCGACACCAGGCTGCGCTGGAAGCTGATCAGCGGGGCATTTTTTGCCGCTTCGGCCAGTTTCAGGTGGAATTCGCCGGACAGGCGAATACCGGCGCCACGATCGCCGCGGGAAAAGCTGTCGCGTTCGTCGTTGACCATCTGCCGCAACTGGCTGAGTTCCTCGGCGGTGGCATGCTCGACCGCCAACTCGGTGATCGCCCGCTCCACCAAACGACGCGCCATGAACACCTGACGTGCTTCATCCACGCTCGGGCTGGCAACCACCGCACCGCGATTGGGCCGCAGCAGGACCACGCTTTCATGGGCCAAACGCGACAGGGCGCGACGGATAATGGTGCGGCTGACCCCGAAAATCTCGCCCAGCGCCTCTTCACTCAATTTTGTACCGGGCGCCAGGCGCTGTTCGAGAATGGCCTCGAAAATGTGCGCGTAGACAATATCGTCCTGGGTTCCGCTGCGGCCGGCCTTGCCAGCTCGCGGTTGTTTCTTGAGGGGCTGCAACTGTTCGTTCATGGGCGCTCGGGGTCGGGAAAATTGCGGCGAATTACCGTGACTGTAATACGGCACAGCAGGTCGCTGGCAAGTATCGCGTAAAAAACACGGCACATTGTACACAACTGCTGGTGGCAAGACGACTGTACGGCCAACTACGCCCCCGGCTGTATTGCAACGATCAGTTACGTTTGAGTTTAGGCTTGTCCCCAGAGTCTGCGGACATCTTCATCTGTATAAGGAACCACAGCCGTCATGAACGACGCCAGCCACACTCAACTCCGCCCGTTGGCCGACACCTCGCCGTCCGCTATCGTCGCCGGCTTTATCGCGATGATGACCGGCTACACCAGTTCGCTGGTGCTGATGTTCCAGGCCGGGCAAGCCGCCGGCCTGACCAGCGGACAAATTTCCTCGTGGATCTGGGCGATCTCGATCGGCATGGCGGTGTGCTCCATCGGTTTATCCCTGCGCTACCGCACCCCGATCACCATTGCCTGGTCGACACCCGGCGCCGCCCTGCTGATTACCAGTCTGTCGGGTGTCAGCTATGGCGAGGCGATTGGTGCCTACATTACCTGCGCGGTGCTGGTGACCCTGTGCGGCATGACCGGCAGCTTTGAACGCCTGGTGAAAAAAATCCCCGCCTCACTGGCCGCCGCCCTGCTGGCCGGGATTCTGTTCAAGATCGGCAGCGAAATCTTCGTCGCCGCCCAGCACCGCACCGCACTGGTGCTGGGAATGTTCTTCACCTACCTGGTGGTCAAGCGCCTGTCGCCGCGCTACGCCGTGCTCGCTGCACTGCTGATCGGCACCGCGCTGTCCGGGTTAATGGGGCTGCTGGATTTCAGCGGTTTCCACCTGGAAGTGGCAACCCCGGTGTGGACCACTCCACACTTCTCCCTGGCAGCAACCATCAGCATCGGTATCCCGCTGTTCGTGGTGGCCATGACCTCGCAGAACATGCCTGGCATCGCCGTGCTGCGCGCCGACGGCTACAACGTACCCGCCTCGCCGCTGATCACCGCGACCGGCATCGCCTCGCTGCTGCTGGCGCCGTTCGGTTCCCACGGGATCAATCTGGCGGCCATCAGCGCGGCCATCTGCACCGGGCCACATGCCCACGAAGACCGCAACAAGCGCTACACGGCTGCCGTCTGGTGCGGGATTTTCTACGGCATCGCCGGGGTCTTCGGCGCCACGCTGGCCGCCCTGTTCGCCGCCCTGCCCAAGGAACTGGTGCTGTCGATCGCCGCGTTGGCGCTGTTCGGCTCGATCATCAATGGCCTGAGCATCGCCATGAGCGAGGTCAAGGAACGGGAAGCGGCGTTGATCACCTTCATGGTCACGGCGTCGGGGCTGACGCTGTTCTCCATCGGCTCGGCCTTCTGGGGGATTGTCGCGGGGGTGGTGACGCTGATGGTGTTGAACTGGCGCAAAGCCTAGGCGAAAAAAAACGGCGACCCTGAGGTCGCCGCTTTTTTTAACATCAAGCTACCGGATTGATCGGCTTTTCCGGGTACCAGACGTCCAGCAGCGGGCTGACTTCAACGCCGGTCAGCTCGGTGCGGCCTTTGAGCCAGGCTTCGACTGCAGCGCGCTGCGCTTCGGTGACCGAGCCACGCTTCTGCAAGCAAACCAGACCGTAGTCGTCGCCGCCAACATAACCCAGACCGTTGGCTTCCATGGCTTCTTTGAGGAATGCATCAAGGAAAGCGTCAATGGCTTCATCAGCCAAATCTTCCTTGAAATCCAGGTTCAGTTCGAAACCCAGCTCTTGAAATTCATCAACGCACAGTTTTTTGCGCAGACGCTGGGAACGGTTAGTCGCCATTGGAACAATCCTCATAAGTAATATCGGGCGGCACTTTAGCATTTTCGGCCACCGATTGCCCGACTCTCTGGCAACGCAGGTCTACCGCCGGTAAAAAAAATCCCGCAATAGCTCACCGGTATGCGGCACAAAGCGCTATACCTTGGGCATAATGCCGACAATTTCGTGACCACCGAGGGAATTCATTTTCATGCCCTCATCTCTTTTCCCCTCGACTGCAGGGTCTTATTTCCAATGATCAAATCTTTGCGTCCATTGTTGCTGGCCAGCCTGCTTGTTCCTCTGGCTTTCCCCGTTTCTGCCGCTCCCGTCAACACCGCCCTGACCCCTAATGTCGAAAAGGCCCTCAAGGCCAGCAAGTTGCCAGACAGCGCCTTGTCGCTGGTGATGATTCCCCTGAACGGCCCGGGCACCCCGACTGTGTTCAATGCCGACGTGTCGGTGAACCCGGCGTCGACGATGAAACTGGTGACCACTTACGCCGCCCTGGAAATGCTCGGCCCCAATCATCAGTGGAAAACCGAGTTCTACACCGACGGCACCCTCAGCGGCGGCATCCTGCGCGGCAACCTGTACCTCAAGGGCGGCGGCGATCCCAAGCTGAACATGGAAAAACTCTGGCTGCTGATGCGCGACCTGCGGGCCAATGGCGTGCAACAAGTGACCGGCGACCTGGTGCTCGACCGCAGCTTCTTCAACCAGCCACAGTTGCCGCAGTTCAATGACGATGGCAACGACGACAACAAGCCATTCCTGGTCAAACCCGATGCCGCGATGGTCAACCTCAAGGCCCTGCGCTTCGTCGCCCGCAACGATTCCGGACGCGTGCTGGTCTCGGTCGAGCCGCCGATCGCCAGTATCCGCATCGAGAACACGGTCAAGGCCATCAACTCCAAACAATGCACCGGTGGCGTGCGCTACAACCCGGTGACCCAGGCCGACGGCAGCGTGACCGTGACCGTGGCCGGCCAATTGGGCGATGGCTGCAGCTCGCAGACCTACCTGTCGCTGCTCGACCACGCCACCTACACCGCCGGCGCCGTAAGGGCGATCTGGCAGGAACTGGGCGGCAGCATCCAGGGCCGTGATCTG
This region of Pseudomonas fluorescens genomic DNA includes:
- the xdhC gene encoding xanthine dehydrogenase accessory protein XdhC, whose product is MYNWIDALADLQNQGEPCVLVTIIEELGSTPRNAGSKMVISANQAYDTIGGGHLEYKAMHIAREMLASGKQETHLERFSLGASLGQCCGGATVLLFEPMGQVQAQIAVFGAGHVGRALVPLLASLPCRVRWIDSREDEFPEQVPHGVRKIVSEEPVDEIDDLPAGSYCIVMTHNHQLDLELTAAILKRNDFAYFGLIGSKTKRVKFEHRLRDRGFETSVVQRMRCPMGIGEVKGKLPVEIAISIAGEIIATYNANFGQQSSSAEPIAKLLPASRRSQTANLKASN
- the guaD gene encoding guanine deaminase translates to MPQTRKAYRAAILHSIADPAVVGIDASYEYFEDGLLVTENGRISAIGHASELLPSLAADVEVVHHKDALITPGFIDTHIHLPQTGMVGAYGEQLLDWLNTYTFPCESQFADKAHAEEVAGIFIKELLRNGTTTALVFGSVHPQSVDSFFEEAQKLDLRMIAGKVMMDRNAPDYLTDTAESSYLESKALIERWHGKGRLHYAVTPRFAPTSTPEQLTLAGQLLGEYPDLYMQTHISENLQEIQWVKELFPERKGYLDVYDHYQLLGERSVFAHGVHLCDDECARLAQTGSAVAFCPTSNFFLGSGLFNLPMAEKHNLNVGLGTDVGAGTSFSLLHTLNEAYKVMQLQGARLSPFKSLYLATLGGARALRLEDKIGTLQPGTDADFLVLDYNSTPLLSYRLKQANNIAETLFVLMTLGDDRTVLQTYAAGNLVHQR
- a CDS encoding GntR family transcriptional regulator, whose protein sequence is MNEQLQPLKKQPRAGKAGRSGTQDDIVYAHIFEAILEQRLAPGTKLSEEALGEIFGVSRTIIRRALSRLAHESVVLLRPNRGAVVASPSVDEARQVFMARRLVERAITELAVEHATAEELSQLRQMVNDERDSFSRGDRGAGIRLSGEFHLKLAEAAKNAPLISFQRSLVSQTSLIIAQYESGNRSHCSYDEHTQLIDAIEARDATLAVNLMMHHMDHIDSKLNLDEESASDDLHAVFSHLLQTKKPGRSPAKL
- a CDS encoding benzoate/H(+) symporter BenE family transporter is translated as MNDASHTQLRPLADTSPSAIVAGFIAMMTGYTSSLVLMFQAGQAAGLTSGQISSWIWAISIGMAVCSIGLSLRYRTPITIAWSTPGAALLITSLSGVSYGEAIGAYITCAVLVTLCGMTGSFERLVKKIPASLAAALLAGILFKIGSEIFVAAQHRTALVLGMFFTYLVVKRLSPRYAVLAALLIGTALSGLMGLLDFSGFHLEVATPVWTTPHFSLAATISIGIPLFVVAMTSQNMPGIAVLRADGYNVPASPLITATGIASLLLAPFGSHGINLAAISAAICTGPHAHEDRNKRYTAAVWCGIFYGIAGVFGATLAALFAALPKELVLSIAALALFGSIINGLSIAMSEVKEREAALITFMVTASGLTLFSIGSAFWGIVAGVVTLMVLNWRKA
- a CDS encoding YggL family protein, with product MATNRSQRLRKKLCVDEFQELGFELNLDFKEDLADEAIDAFLDAFLKEAMEANGLGYVGGDDYGLVCLQKRGSVTEAQRAAVEAWLKGRTELTGVEVSPLLDVWYPEKPINPVA
- the dacB gene encoding D-alanyl-D-alanine carboxypeptidase/D-alanyl-D-alanine endopeptidase — its product is MIKSLRPLLLASLLVPLAFPVSAAPVNTALTPNVEKALKASKLPDSALSLVMIPLNGPGTPTVFNADVSVNPASTMKLVTTYAALEMLGPNHQWKTEFYTDGTLSGGILRGNLYLKGGGDPKLNMEKLWLLMRDLRANGVQQVTGDLVLDRSFFNQPQLPQFNDDGNDDNKPFLVKPDAAMVNLKALRFVARNDSGRVLVSVEPPIASIRIENTVKAINSKQCTGGVRYNPVTQADGSVTVTVAGQLGDGCSSQTYLSLLDHATYTAGAVRAIWQELGGSIQGRDLQGAVPKDAKLLARAFSPDLAEIIRDINKYSNNTMAQQLFLSLGAKYRTSADSDDAMAAQRVVRQWLAKKGITAPHLVMENGSGLSRAERVSAREMANMLQAAWHSPYSAEFVSSMPIAGMDGTMRKRLKTTAMRGEAHVKTGTLNTVRAIAGFSRDNNGNTWAVVAILNDKAPFGASSVLDQVLLDLYRQPKLAATASNL